The Nocardia sp. NBC_01503 sequence GGGATCGGCGACCTTGCGGACATCCAGTATGAAATTGATGGCGCTGATGATGCCGTCGCCCAACTGTTCGTGCGCAAGGGCTTTGAGGGTGGTGCCGTAGACCTGGAGCATTTCGTAGAAGCGGTACACGGTCGGATCGGCGGGGACGCCGGTGAAAGCGCCTCGACTGGGGATGGTTCGCAGGAGTACGGCGGCGTCCGCGCCGAGGCCGAGGAGATCGGCGACCGCGGTATCGCAGCGCCGCCGCCATCGAATTCCAGCGCCGCACCGTGGCTCTCATTGCCGAACTGGGCTACGACCCGAACAGCCCGAAAGCGCCGTGACCCAGGTCACAGCATCGAGGTGTCATGTTCGGAAGCGCCCGGCTGTCCCATAGCCGACCACAACGAACGAGCACTGGGAGGCAAGGCCATGAACACCGAGAACACTCACGAGATCGTCGTACTGGGCGCGGGCTACACCGGCATGCTGGCGGCGGTGCGGGTGGCGCGCAATACTCGCAAGCTGAATGTGGCGGTGACACTGGTGAATCCGTCGGAGCGCTTCACCGAGCGGCTGCGGATGCACCAGGTCGCGGCCGGACAGGAACTGACGGTCTACCGCATTCCGGAGCTGCTGGACGGGTCGGGTGTGCGATTCGTCCGGGCCACCGCGACCGCCATCGATCCGGCCGCACACACCGTCACCCTCGACGACGGCGCGACGCTGACCTACGACACACTGGTCTACGCGCTCGGCAGCGGCACCGACACCGGCAATGCGCCCGGCGTCGCCGAACACGCCTGGACGCTCAACGATCCCCGTGCGGCACACCGCTTTTCGCAGCGGCTGACCGAGATCGCCGCGACCGGCGGCACGGTCACCGTCTGCGGCGGCGGGCTCACCGGCATCGAAGCCGCCACCGAAATCGCCGAGAGCCACCCGGATCTCACCGTCACCCTGATCAGCTCGGGCGAACCCGGCGCGATGATGGGCGACCGGGCACGCGTTCATCTGAACAAGGCCCTCGACCGCCTCGGCATCATCCGCAAGATCGGAGTGAAGGTCACCAAGGTGCTTCCCGACGCGGTCCGCCTGGACACCGGCGAACCGCTCGCCTCGGATCTGACCCTGTGGACCACCGGCGTCAAGGTCCCACCCCTGGCGGCACAGGCCGGAATCGCCACCGACACAAGAGGACTCATCATCACCGACCCCACCCTCCGCTCGATCTCACACCCCGAGATCCACGCCATCGGCGACGCCGCCGCCATCCGCATGCCCTGGGGCCAAGTGCACGGCACCTGCCAAACCGGCCTCCCCACCGCCGCCTACACCGCCGACACCATCGCGCGCCGACTCCGCGGCAAGTCGGTCGCTCCGTTCCGCATCGGCTACTTCCACCAGCCCCTCAGCCTCGGCCGCAAGGACGCCGTCATCCAGTTCACCAACGCCGACGACACCCCCAACCGCTGGTACCTCAAAGGTCGCCCCGCCGTCTTCTACAAGGCCTTCGTCAGCAGCACCCCACCCTTCGCCTACAAACTCAGCAAGCATATGAACGCCCAGGTCCAACTCACCAACGGCGGCCGCGCCACCCGCCGACTCGCATGATCCGCGGCGATCGGGGCCGGACGACTCCGGCCCCGCAGCGACCGAACTCAAGCCTGCGAATCCGCCACCGCCGGTGACTCGGATTGCTTCGGAGCGGCGGGAACCCAGCCGCGCAACGGTTGCACCACCGCCCCGTAGAACGCGTCGGTCGCCGAGGTCACGCTGGTGATGAAGCTCGTCGCGGTTCCCGAGCGGCGATTCCCCATGGGGAAGGACTGTTCCAGCGTGAACGAGGTGATCACCCCGGCACGGCCCGCCGTCAATACCTTGGGATTCGCCCGCACCGTATCCAGGTGCTCGCAGGTCTCATTGCCGGATTCGGAGAACACCGCCTCGACCTGGACGGTGCCAGATGCGTCCTGGAGCTGTTTCACCAGCCAGGACAGGCGACGACCGGAGGTTCCCTCATCGGGGGCGTCGAACGCGATATGACAGCGAATCCTGTTGGTACGCATATCCGCGACTATCTGCAGATCGCCCGCGGTATCGGGAATCCGCAGTACCGCTTCGAAGACGCCGTCGGCGGCCAATCGCTCGGCGACGGCGGCATTGCGGGCTGCCGGATCGGTGCGATATCGCCGGGGCAGTATATGTTTGACGGTCGCGCCCAGCTCGGCGGTGAGGCGCAGTCCGAGATGCCGCGAGAGCGACACCCAGGTTTCGGCGACCGCCAGGGCCTTCTGATCCCCGGCTCGCAGGGTTCCCGCCGCGACGGAATCCCGGACCGCGACCCAATGCCTGCCCATATCGACGAACTCCGCCGCACCCGAGCGCGGATGATCGAGATAGCGCAGGAATTCGCTCAGCAGCCACGCCTGTAGATCGTCCTCGATCCCGCCGTGCGACAGCAGCATTCGCGCCTCGTGTGCCACCTCCGCCCAGGACAGATGCCGTAGCGCGACCTTGGTGAGCTTGCGGCGATCGACCTCGACGGGGAGTTCACCGGGCCCGGCCGGAATATCATTGGACAGGCTCACCACCACGTCGTACTTCTTCTTACGCGCCACATCGAGATAGCTCTCCAGCTGCTCGCGTTTGAGCTTGCCGGTACCGGTCTTCACCTCGAGCAGGCCCGTCCACACCCGGCCGCCCCGCACCACCTTGAGGACCGCGTCCGGAATGACCGTCGCTTCACCGCGCTCGTACTGGACCTCGATGAAACCCTCGAAAACACCTGCGGGAGCACCCATTCGCGCACAAAGCGCTCGCGCGAAGGGGCGGACGGCCTGCATGGTCGCGATCAGCGCCGAGGTGGCCCGGCGCTCCTGCTCCTCACCCGCGCCGACCCCGACCACCGAGAACAGACGGGCGGGCTGCCACGAATCATGTTCGGCGAGCTTGAATTCGAGCGGTTTAACCTTCTTGGCAACCTGTTTGGTGGTGCGAACGCCCCGGGTGCGGCGGGCGGGGCCGGTCTTCGATTCTTCGAGCCGTGCGGTCCTCTCCTCGATCACGGCGACTTCGACGGTCTCCTCCACCACCAGCTCGCCGACCGGTGCCGATTCGGGTGCCTGGTCGCCATCCGAGTCGTCGTCGATCGCGACGCCGAAATCCGTTGCCAGACCCGCCAATCCGGAATCCCAGCCCTGCCCTACCGCACGAACCTTCCATACCCCCGCCCGCCGGTACACCTCGCCGAACAGGAAGGCCGACTCTGTCGTGGCGTCCGCGGTCACATACTCCGCCAGCGGCTGTCCGGCCCCGTCGATGACGCAGAACGCGATCTTGCCCAATTCGCCGAAGGTGCCCGCACCGACGCTCGCCGCGAGTGCCACCGAGTGCACATCATCCGGAAGCGCCGCCAATTCGATGGCAATCCGGGTCTGCGCACCTTCTTCCGTCGCGCTCGAACCCAGGAATCGCACCGAACCATCAGTCGACTCCGGCTGGTTGTAGAAGACGAAATGACTGTCGGAGAGCACTTTTCGGTCCTCCCCCAGCAGCAGTGCGGAGGCGTCGACCGCGACCTCCGCCTCCGCCCATCCGATAACGACGTCAACGCGCTCGACGTCGGCGGGCAGCGCCACATTCTGCCCCTTGGAAAGTATCGAAGACGTCAAAGCATGCCCCTTCACGATCAGCCGCGCACAATCACGCGCATTCCAGATTCACAGACGGGACGAGCGAAGTCACTGCCCGGCGAGGTGACGAACTGTGCCAATTCACGCGACACGCCGTGGCGACCTCGACTATCGCGACAAAGTGGGCATTCGTGTGGTAACGGGCCAGTACCGGTGGGCTGAGAAATTGCGGAAATCCGGTTTGTCGGGATTCGATTCTTGGTACGCATAGGTCGGCTGCAGGTCAGCCGAAATCGATTTGTGACAGGAACTCCTATCGTGCGGAAGAAGGAGCCATGACGATCAATCGATTTACCGCAACAGCCGTGCTCGCGATCGGAGCAACGGTTCTCACCGGCGGTATTGCCGCCGCGGAGCCCGAGGTGGATCCCGGGCCCGGTATCAGCGTGCAACAGGCGGATCCCGTCGAGGATCCCGACGCGACAATGCATCAGTGCAACGCTTTGCTCGGTGCGCTCGTCGGCGCGGCCATCGGCGGTACGGGTAGCGCGCTTCCCGGCGCTCTCATCGGCGCGGCGATCGGTGCCGCGATCGGATGGTCGCTGCTCTACCCGCCCGGCCCCCCGCTGGCCTGCTGGCAGCCCGCGCCCAATCCCTAGTGGCACGCGAGCTGGGTGAGCCCACCGGCGTCAACCGGTGGGCTCACATATGGATGTCGGGTCAGTCGTTGTCCCACCCGCAGATCGGGCCATTCTCGGTGGTCCGCACCGTCGCGGCACAGCCGTATTCAACGTTGTGCGGGCAGGTCGCGGAGAAATATCTCGAAGGCGTCCGGTTGGACCGCGATACTGCCCGCGAACGGTTGATCGAGCATTTGGATCAGCGCCATCACCAGCATGATCAGCACCGCCAGCGAGCTGCCGAGCAACAGATGTGTCCAGAATTTGGGCAGGCCGAAGACGAAGGTGAATCCGACGGTCACCACCGCGCCCAGGGCCAATGCCATCCACAGCGCGGGCGGCACATTGTGGCCGCTCTGACTGAGTCGTTCACGGCGCGCCGCCGCGAGGTCGTTGACGGTCGAGAGTGAGTGTTCGTAGACGGACTGCGAACTCGGGGTATCGGACGGCAGCGCGTTGATCTGCTCACGCATGCGATACACCAGCGCGGTGGCCTCGGGACTGTATTCACCACGCGCCAGCCGCGGCCATTCCTTATCTATGACGACCCGGGCGTACTGCTTGGTGGTCGCCTCCAGATCACGCCCGAACTCCGGCGGCAAGGCCCGGGTATTCCAATACAGCGCACCGAGCTCATTGGCCTCGGAGAAGGTATTGCCCCGGGCCTCCTGCAACGAATTCCACTCGTTCACCACGACGAATGCCAGCAGCACCGCATACAACGCGC is a genomic window containing:
- a CDS encoding NAD(P)/FAD-dependent oxidoreductase, whose amino-acid sequence is MNTENTHEIVVLGAGYTGMLAAVRVARNTRKLNVAVTLVNPSERFTERLRMHQVAAGQELTVYRIPELLDGSGVRFVRATATAIDPAAHTVTLDDGATLTYDTLVYALGSGTDTGNAPGVAEHAWTLNDPRAAHRFSQRLTEIAATGGTVTVCGGGLTGIEAATEIAESHPDLTVTLISSGEPGAMMGDRARVHLNKALDRLGIIRKIGVKVTKVLPDAVRLDTGEPLASDLTLWTTGVKVPPLAAQAGIATDTRGLIITDPTLRSISHPEIHAIGDAAAIRMPWGQVHGTCQTGLPTAAYTADTIARRLRGKSVAPFRIGYFHQPLSLGRKDAVIQFTNADDTPNRWYLKGRPAVFYKAFVSSTPPFAYKLSKHMNAQVQLTNGGRATRRLA
- a CDS encoding bestrophin-like domain, whose amino-acid sequence is MSWASFAMIVPVLTVAGGIPLLRRSLRRGAPSDHNEVAGLVFQVIGALYAVLLAFVVVNEWNSLQEARGNTFSEANELGALYWNTRALPPEFGRDLEATTKQYARVVIDKEWPRLARGEYSPEATALVYRMREQINALPSDTPSSQSVYEHSLSTVNDLAAARRERLSQSGHNVPPALWMALALGAVVTVGFTFVFGLPKFWTHLLLGSSLAVLIMLVMALIQMLDQPFAGSIAVQPDAFEIFLRDLPAQR
- a CDS encoding TerD family protein, with the protein product MTSSILSKGQNVALPADVERVDVVIGWAEAEVAVDASALLLGEDRKVLSDSHFVFYNQPESTDGSVRFLGSSATEEGAQTRIAIELAALPDDVHSVALAASVGAGTFGELGKIAFCVIDGAGQPLAEYVTADATTESAFLFGEVYRRAGVWKVRAVGQGWDSGLAGLATDFGVAIDDDSDGDQAPESAPVGELVVEETVEVAVIEERTARLEESKTGPARRTRGVRTTKQVAKKVKPLEFKLAEHDSWQPARLFSVVGVGAGEEQERRATSALIATMQAVRPFARALCARMGAPAGVFEGFIEVQYERGEATVIPDAVLKVVRGGRVWTGLLEVKTGTGKLKREQLESYLDVARKKKYDVVVSLSNDIPAGPGELPVEVDRRKLTKVALRHLSWAEVAHEARMLLSHGGIEDDLQAWLLSEFLRYLDHPRSGAAEFVDMGRHWVAVRDSVAAGTLRAGDQKALAVAETWVSLSRHLGLRLTAELGATVKHILPRRYRTDPAARNAAVAERLAADGVFEAVLRIPDTAGDLQIVADMRTNRIRCHIAFDAPDEGTSGRRLSWLVKQLQDASGTVQVEAVFSESGNETCEHLDTVRANPKVLTAGRAGVITSFTLEQSFPMGNRRSGTATSFITSVTSATDAFYGAVVQPLRGWVPAAPKQSESPAVADSQA